In bacterium, a single window of DNA contains:
- the clpP gene encoding ATP-dependent Clp endopeptidase proteolytic subunit ClpP, which translates to MSLIPIVIEQSGRTERAYDIYSRLLRERIIFLGTPIDDNVANLVIAQLLFLEQDDSTKDISLYVNSPGGFITSGLAIYDTMQFIRPDVATYVIGQAASMAAVLAAGGTKGKRYALPNSTLLIHQPMGGYEGQASDIEIHAKEVQRLKTRLIEILARHTGQTVKKIMGDSDRDNFIPADEAVKYGLVDKILERREI; encoded by the coding sequence ATGAGCCTGATACCCATCGTCATCGAGCAGTCGGGGCGCACCGAGCGGGCCTACGACATCTACTCGCGCCTCCTGCGCGAGCGGATTATCTTCCTCGGAACCCCCATAGACGACAACGTGGCCAACCTGGTCATCGCCCAGCTTCTGTTCCTGGAGCAGGACGACTCGACCAAGGACATCTCGCTCTACGTGAACTCGCCCGGGGGGTTCATCACCTCGGGGCTGGCCATCTACGACACCATGCAGTTCATCCGGCCCGACGTGGCCACCTACGTCATCGGGCAGGCGGCGAGCATGGCCGCGGTGCTGGCGGCCGGGGGGACCAAGGGCAAGCGCTACGCCCTGCCCAACTCGACCCTTTTGATCCACCAGCCCATGGGCGGCTACGAGGGCCAGGCGTCGGACATCGAGATTCACGCCAAGGAGGTCCAGCGCCTCAAGACCCGCCTGATAGAGATACTGGCCCGGCATACCGGCCAGACCGTGAAGAAAATCATGGGCGACTCGGACCGGGACAACTTCATCCCCGCCGACGAGGCGGTCAAGTACGGTCTGGTGGACAAGATTCTGGAGCGCCGGGAGATATAA
- a CDS encoding T9SS type A sorting domain-containing protein, translating to MRLVALLLILATVSAFAEALPPDRIIADFEAGKLARYEELLYLVKYIRAYDELPAEYLNTEDVVIPSYTPYLWYVVDHLDELSPAQQQDISSYMYRPPQSGYRQSSQYPIRFHWFQSGQEDYVDKGLGYLNYSWHFETDADNPDRLWAPPPDLGMGGSNDYDYYLEDIGGNVLGYTSAEFPYTPTPRYDYTTWIAVDINLSDSLYRSTVCHELAHAIQYGADAAEERMMEAGAVYHEDVVYPGSGHDYSIIGDFQGNPYHTLVFSSGLWMYGAWIWYKFLEINYFDEDGYWYDDMYRDSIQTNPYNDPSIYETLADQLADEGTNLADAFHLFGIWRVFTGTYTDDYHWPVPITTNLAHAWSHQVSEYPLEDVSVPDARLPQKMATNLIWFSTNTEHEMFAISFDGQNEVGDEHRVWMVSVLGVRRDLGEPDVWEMNVDNEYNYGSIVISDWSPYLKIAMLITQYGDGNLDPDDNESSMWTRVGTYTYSAWITDVGADVADLAGRAVDEGVLLTWRAEGDIAGYNVYRGTERLNTSTLDSAAVSYLDRDAAGGEYYLGLVDPVGVEVRYGPVTVDPADSGSRSMKLEQNFPSPVAGTTTIRFALAEAGPVEISVYDLSGRLVDTIVDGELEAGPHACVWDASDRADGVYLYTLTTPDGSLTRRLVVAR from the coding sequence ATGCGCCTGGTTGCGTTACTCTTGATCCTCGCCACGGTGAGCGCCTTCGCGGAAGCCCTCCCCCCCGACAGGATCATCGCTGATTTCGAGGCGGGGAAGCTCGCCCGTTACGAGGAGCTCCTCTACCTCGTGAAGTACATCCGAGCCTACGACGAGCTGCCGGCGGAGTACCTGAACACCGAGGACGTGGTCATACCCTCGTACACGCCCTACCTCTGGTACGTGGTGGACCACCTCGATGAGCTTTCTCCGGCCCAGCAACAGGACATCTCCAGCTACATGTACCGTCCGCCGCAGTCGGGTTATCGTCAGTCCAGCCAGTACCCCATCCGCTTCCACTGGTTCCAGAGCGGGCAGGAGGATTACGTGGACAAGGGGCTGGGTTACCTCAACTACTCCTGGCACTTCGAGACGGACGCCGACAACCCCGACCGGCTGTGGGCGCCGCCGCCCGACCTGGGCATGGGCGGGAGCAACGACTACGATTACTACCTGGAGGACATCGGCGGCAACGTGTTGGGCTACACCTCGGCCGAGTTCCCCTACACTCCCACGCCCCGCTACGACTACACAACTTGGATCGCCGTGGACATCAACCTGTCGGACAGCCTGTACCGTTCGACGGTGTGCCACGAACTGGCCCACGCGATTCAGTACGGCGCGGACGCGGCCGAGGAAAGGATGATGGAGGCGGGCGCCGTCTACCACGAGGACGTCGTCTACCCCGGCTCCGGCCACGACTACAGCATCATCGGCGACTTCCAGGGCAACCCCTACCATACCCTCGTCTTCTCCTCGGGCCTGTGGATGTACGGGGCGTGGATTTGGTACAAGTTCCTGGAAATCAACTACTTCGACGAGGACGGCTACTGGTACGACGACATGTACCGGGACAGCATCCAAACCAACCCATACAACGACCCGAGCATCTACGAGACGCTCGCGGACCAGTTGGCCGACGAGGGAACGAACCTGGCCGACGCCTTCCACCTGTTCGGCATCTGGCGCGTGTTCACCGGGACCTACACGGACGACTATCACTGGCCGGTGCCCATCACCACCAACCTTGCCCACGCCTGGAGCCATCAGGTGAGCGAATACCCCCTGGAGGACGTCTCGGTGCCCGACGCCCGGTTGCCCCAGAAGATGGCGACGAACCTCATCTGGTTCTCCACCAACACCGAGCACGAGATGTTCGCCATCTCCTTCGACGGCCAGAACGAGGTCGGTGACGAGCACCGCGTGTGGATGGTCTCCGTGCTGGGCGTCCGGCGTGACTTGGGCGAGCCCGACGTCTGGGAGATGAACGTGGACAACGAGTACAACTACGGCTCTATCGTCATCAGCGACTGGTCGCCCTACCTGAAGATCGCCATGCTCATCACCCAGTACGGCGACGGCAACCTGGATCCCGACGACAACGAATCGAGCATGTGGACCCGCGTCGGCACCTACACCTACAGCGCGTGGATAACCGACGTGGGGGCCGATGTGGCCGACCTCGCCGGCCGGGCGGTGGACGAGGGGGTGCTCCTGACTTGGCGGGCAGAGGGCGACATCGCCGGCTACAACGTTTACCGGGGGACGGAGCGGTTGAACACCTCGACCCTGGATTCCGCCGCGGTGAGCTACCTGGACCGCGACGCCGCGGGCGGGGAGTACTACCTGGGCTTGGTTGACCCGGTCGGGGTGGAGGTGCGCTACGGGCCGGTCACGGTTGACCCCGCCGATTCCGGCTCCCGCTCGATGAAGCTGGAGCAGAACTTCCCCAGCCCGGTCGCGGGAACGACGACCATCCGCTTCGCGCTGGCCGAGGCGGGCCCGGTGGAGATCTCGGTGTACGACCTGTCCGGGCGGCTGGTGGATACCATCGTTGACGGCGAGCTGGAGGCCGGTCCGCACGCCTGCGTGTGGGATGCCTCTGACCGCGCCGACGGAGTGTACCTCTACACCTTGACGACCCCCGACGGCAGCCTGACCCGCCGCCTGGTGGTCGCGCGCTAG
- the mnmG gene encoding tRNA uridine-5-carboxymethylaminomethyl(34) synthesis enzyme MnmG, giving the protein MDKADIIVVGAGHAGVEAALAAARLGARVLLVNTDLEDVAGMPCNPSVGGVGKGHLVREIDSLGGAMGRLADGSSVGTRMLNTSRGAAVRAPRAQCDRRLYRKAARNLLFSTPGVRPFQGHVAELLTDGESVRGVRLESGVELLAPAVVLCTGTFLGGEIFVGLDSFPGGRDNARPAEALSRSLVKAGVRLVRLKTGTSPRLDAATVDTDCLARQDPDDPPPRFSFTGPPPPGPFLPCYVTYTGEAAHGAIRAGLDRSPLFSGLIQGVGPRYCPSIEDKVVRFPHRESHQLFLEPTGADGDEYYVAGLATSLPYDVQTRVLAAIPGLERALITRPGYAVVYDCVEPNQLRGSLAVEGVEGLYAAGQACGSSGYEEAAAQGLVAGVNAVLALDGRGPFLLRRDQAYIGVLVDDLVHRWGSEPYRIFTARAEHRLLLRSDNADERLTALGAELGLVDKPAARRTALKYRWRDELVRWAGTRRLKRADVERFGLVGLDGATAAELILRGGEGCTARIRELTLGDDSLPRDLVFDLETGGLAAEALEVALVDVRYAGYLEKERDSSERRTALGRLVIPEGLDYRRVLGLRREAAERLEKNRPRSVAEAGSLPGVNPPDVTCLVSHLRRRSNVHSDG; this is encoded by the coding sequence GTGGACAAAGCCGACATCATCGTCGTGGGCGCGGGGCACGCCGGCGTCGAGGCCGCCCTGGCCGCGGCCCGTCTGGGCGCCCGGGTCCTTCTGGTCAACACCGACCTGGAGGACGTGGCGGGTATGCCCTGCAATCCCAGCGTGGGCGGCGTCGGGAAGGGGCACCTCGTCCGGGAGATAGACTCCCTGGGCGGCGCGATGGGCCGACTGGCCGACGGCTCCAGCGTGGGCACCCGGATGCTCAACACCAGCCGGGGGGCCGCCGTCCGGGCGCCGAGGGCCCAGTGCGACCGGCGCTTGTACCGGAAGGCCGCCCGGAACCTGCTCTTCTCCACCCCCGGCGTCCGACCCTTCCAGGGCCACGTCGCGGAGCTGTTGACCGACGGCGAGTCGGTCCGGGGCGTCCGGCTTGAGTCGGGCGTCGAACTCCTGGCTCCGGCGGTGGTTCTCTGTACCGGAACCTTCCTCGGGGGGGAGATATTCGTCGGGCTCGACAGCTTCCCCGGCGGCCGGGACAACGCCCGCCCCGCGGAGGCCCTCTCCCGGAGTCTCGTAAAGGCCGGAGTTCGTCTGGTGCGGCTGAAGACCGGCACCTCGCCACGCCTGGACGCCGCCACGGTGGACACCGATTGTCTGGCCCGTCAGGACCCCGACGACCCACCGCCGCGCTTCAGCTTCACCGGTCCCCCGCCGCCGGGACCTTTTCTCCCCTGCTACGTCACGTACACCGGCGAAGCGGCGCACGGGGCGATTCGCGCCGGGCTCGACCGCAGCCCGCTCTTCAGCGGTCTCATCCAGGGTGTCGGGCCCCGTTACTGCCCCTCCATCGAGGACAAGGTGGTCCGCTTCCCGCACCGCGAATCCCACCAGCTCTTCCTGGAGCCCACGGGCGCGGACGGTGACGAGTATTACGTGGCCGGGCTGGCCACCAGCCTGCCCTACGACGTGCAGACGCGCGTACTGGCCGCCATCCCCGGCCTGGAGCGGGCGCTGATTACCCGCCCCGGTTACGCCGTGGTGTACGACTGCGTCGAGCCGAATCAGCTCCGCGGGAGCCTGGCGGTGGAAGGCGTGGAGGGGCTCTACGCGGCGGGGCAGGCCTGCGGCAGCTCGGGGTACGAGGAGGCGGCGGCCCAGGGGCTCGTCGCCGGGGTGAACGCCGTTCTCGCCCTGGACGGCCGGGGGCCCTTCCTCCTGCGACGGGACCAGGCCTACATCGGCGTACTGGTGGACGACCTCGTCCACCGCTGGGGGTCGGAGCCGTACCGCATCTTCACCGCCCGGGCGGAGCACCGGCTGCTCCTGCGCTCCGATAACGCCGACGAGCGCCTGACGGCCTTGGGGGCGGAGCTGGGTCTGGTGGACAAACCGGCGGCGCGTCGGACCGCGTTAAAATACCGCTGGCGGGACGAGCTGGTACGCTGGGCCGGGACGCGCCGGTTGAAGAGGGCCGACGTGGAGCGGTTCGGACTCGTCGGATTGGATGGCGCGACTGCGGCCGAGCTCATCCTCCGCGGCGGGGAGGGCTGCACCGCCCGCATTCGGGAGCTGACTCTGGGCGACGACTCGCTGCCGCGGGACCTCGTCTTCGACCTGGAAACGGGCGGCCTGGCGGCGGAGGCGCTGGAGGTGGCGCTGGTGGACGTCCGCTACGCCGGGTACCTGGAGAAGGAACGGGACTCATCGGAGCGGCGGACCGCCCTCGGGCGCCTCGTCATCCCCGAGGGGCTGGACTACCGGCGCGTCCTGGGGCTCAGGCGGGAGGCGGCGGAACGGCTGGAAAAAAACCGACCCCGGTCGGTGGCCGAGGCGGGCTCCCTGCCCGGGGTGAACCCGCCCGACGTAACCTGCCTGGTGAGCCACCTCCGGCGCCGGTCGAACGTGCACAGCGATGGCTGA
- a CDS encoding class I SAM-dependent methyltransferase — protein sequence MYDVTARFYDKIYAFKDYQAEAERLLGFIRGLRPKPGGRLLDVACGTGAHVVHLRGHYEVEGLDLSAVMLEAARKKLPGVAFHEADMTDFELGRRFDVVTCLFSSIGYVVTGDALHRAVGCMARHLVPDGVLALEPWFTPATWRQGTVHLLTVDEPELKIARASTSFSEGRLSYFDLHYLVATPGGTEHCVERHEMGLFEREEIVGALRAAGLEPSYDAEGLDGRGLHLGLKR from the coding sequence GTGTACGACGTAACCGCCAGGTTCTACGATAAAATCTACGCCTTCAAGGACTACCAAGCCGAGGCGGAGCGGCTGCTGGGTTTCATCCGCGGGCTCCGACCGAAACCCGGCGGGCGGCTCCTGGACGTGGCCTGCGGCACGGGAGCCCACGTGGTCCATCTGCGCGGGCATTACGAGGTCGAGGGGCTGGACCTCTCGGCCGTCATGTTGGAGGCCGCGCGGAAGAAACTGCCCGGGGTGGCCTTCCACGAGGCGGACATGACCGACTTCGAGCTCGGCCGCCGCTTCGACGTGGTGACCTGCCTCTTCAGCTCCATCGGCTACGTGGTGACCGGGGACGCGCTGCACCGGGCGGTGGGCTGCATGGCGCGCCACCTGGTTCCGGACGGTGTGCTGGCCCTCGAGCCCTGGTTCACCCCGGCGACGTGGAGGCAGGGCACCGTCCACCTGTTGACCGTGGACGAGCCGGAGCTGAAAATCGCGCGGGCGAGCACCAGCTTCTCCGAGGGGCGGCTGTCGTACTTCGATCTGCACTACCTCGTCGCCACTCCCGGTGGGACCGAGCACTGCGTGGAGCGGCACGAGATGGGGCTCTTCGAGCGGGAGGAAATCGTCGGCGCGCTCAGGGCCGCGGGGCTGGAGCCGTCCTACGACGCCGAGGGCCTCGACGGCCGGGGCCTGCACCTGGGGCTGAAAAGGTAG